The segment ctatgagtgagggtgtcTAATTGggcctcagtcctccagattaacagtgaaccaatgacagaagcagcactatggtataattatttgaattttagtataacacgaaatgacgaaatgaacccgctaattttccgggtctctactcgtagcataaaaaaaaaaagggactgaatgtgtggaaatgtaatctacttgaacatattaatttgaaaaaaactgaattaaactttaactataaaaattgaaatgaaataaatccacatttACCGAAACGACTTGGAAACCTGATACTGTACATATAACATGTGACATAATATtgcatgacggttttctgttttctgatgttttgcAGATAGACGTCTGCAACAAatttttgccgatgactttccccctctcccttgtcattgaacgaacgttccgtgaatccgtgtagtAAACTCCCATATTCTAaagtaaaacagctagttcgccccccccccccccccccccccagtatcAGCCTCTGCGCCCTCTGCCCACATGATTGAGCTttgattagctcaaaaatatacccaaacattattttacgtgcaatttcaacgaaattgttggattgtaaaagcaaaaaaattacagcctataccttgaaaatttgtaaatccacCACTGATAAACACACTGTATAGCTGTGTAGTAAACCCTACTCTTGCAGAGGTATCTCGTAAGCTTCTACATCATTCACGTATATTGCAACAAGACACTTGCTGTACCAGTAACTCTGTAATACTCTCAAAGAACGGAATTTTAATCtctaaaaagttaatttgtaCAATTTAGCTCTGTCTGACTATCTTCTTTCAAGgcagttatattttttattatttgttactcTACTTCAGCGGGGATTATCTGAAGAACAAAGTTAAAGGGACCTGACTAAGCAAAGTTTTAATGTACAGTGAAATATCATTATGTACAAAGTACTTCACTTAAAttacaatcattaaattaaaatacattttacatttagtagGGATGTGCAAAGactattttccatttttttttgtttcaaatctaATTAAAAGACGAAGCCTACTTAAATACAAGGATGTATCAGTAAGTAACGCAAATGTAAATTTgagtaaaaatgaaaatatttactgaaaAGGGAACCAGAGAGCGCTACTGACTGGGTGCAGTGCTAGCTCTAGTGATTGTCTGTCACTGGTAAATTGGTGTTAGTGATTACGTAAACTGTGGAGGAGCAACAGGAACCCTCCGATTTCCATCTCAATAAGTCCCACCCATGAAGAAGTCCCACCCACGAAGAGGTTCCTTGGCAATAAGAAGTTTGACTCTGAAGACAATCTCACTCGGGTCGTGCGAGTGTGGCTATTCTTGCAGCTGATGGGAGACCGGGCTTCTCAAACTGATCCATCATCGGGACAAATGCCCCAACATTAATGGAAGTTACGAGGAAAAGTAACGGGTAACACTTTAATTTCTGTTTGATATTCTCATTAATGTATGgatctgacagaaaaaaaaatacagcttcaAACTGAGAAGTAAGGTCGTAGTAATGCTGACATGTTTTTTTGGGTAGATAATTCACAGTGATGGTCCAGATCCATTAAGTAACATCATGCACGCCAGGGGATGGGATTAATGAACACTGCCTTGCAGTGCGAGTGTGACTGAATGAATGGATGAATGGAGGAGAAAACCCGGACGGGGCGGTGCGGTACCTTGCGGGAGAACACCTTGCCGCACTTGTCGCACTGGTAGCTGCCCGACTCCTCCTCGCAGTGCACGTTCTTCTTGTGCATGAAGAGGGACTGCTCGCAGAGGTAGCGCTTGCCGCAGCTGTCGCACTCGTAGGGCTTGCTCTCCAGGGGCGCCTCCCCCTGCGCCTCCCCGCCCCGCCTGCTCTTGCGCCCCTCGTACGGCACGTAGTGCTGCTTGCGGTGGTACGACAGGCTCCACGAGTTCGAGAACTCCTGCCCGCAGATCTGCCCGACACACACGCACTGCCCCCTCACTTCCCCCACCTCTCCAGGGACCAcgcaaaaaaatagttttcaaatgCACACCAAATAAAAGTTGTGTATAAAGTCAAAAAAGTACGTTctgatgaaaaaaattttttttttgcttatgtaAAATGACATgacttatatataaaaaattgcataataatTCAAGACCTAACCAATGCTCAAGACTTGTTTAGAAAAATGTAAATAGTTCAATACTCaaattatgaattattattctctgttataatttatttactgtATTAGCATATAAATGTATCATtgctaaaatattaacaaaatatatccCTTCAACACATACATTGAAACACAAATTTTTTGTACTAAGggagtacttatttttaaaaaatccacaTGCATAAAAATTTGAGATGTTAAAAGCCTGCTTTATTATGAGTGAAAAGTAATACGCTATTCCATATTCTCCTTTTTGGATTCCTTATACATTTTTGACAGTTCATTAGAGAAGGATACATAgaacaacctttgaatatatatactgtatagaagtcgccagcccaggttaaaatttctaatacggttttgaggtagttggttaattcaccgccgcaatcgccaccgtctccagggcatcgacttgtggtggtccctagcggacaagtgtcgaactcttcaaacaccccttccccctcccgttgaacgacgttgagctgcagtgaatgataggtggagggtgcggggaatgacggcgggcgacagtgctgcgctctaacgtgtaaataacaactaagacgatacagggcgttacggcagcgcactgcagcggtgaagttcccaagctactcatcatacgcttctgaaaaacgtagagtaaatcctatccactcgcgacttctatacagtatacaaTTCAAAGGAACAACTAAGGAATGAACAAGCTATGCCTATGGCCTTCATACGGTAAGAAACCATTAcaagtctgaaacaattttgagtAACACTGCAAATCCGAAATGACAATGGCTAGATGAAGATTTGGACAAGAGTACTTCGGCGCAAGGATAAATTAATGGCTACCATCCAATGATCTAGTGCTTCTCATATTTTGTTACTAAATTTGATTCTCCCCAaagcttatttattaaaaaatgatgcttaaaattacagaaaaattaaatatttccaacTGTTTGCCTACTTCCAACCATTGGTTAAGAACAGTCAACTAATTTGTACAAACGGTGTGGTAGCAATACTGGACAAATGAATATTACTGTCAGTTGAGTGAGTATCTTAACAAATGATAAAAGGCCAGATACAGGTTACAAGCCGTGAACAACTCGCCCCCAACGCAAGCACGACTCTTGCTCACGACACCGGCAGCTTGACGGTAACCAAGGCCGCACCTTGCACTTGAACATGTACTTGATGGGTCCGTGCCGAACACGCCTGTGCACGGACAGGTAGGTCCAGTGCAGGTAGAAGCGACCGCAGTGCTCGCACAGGAAGTACTTCGGGACGGAGAACTCGTTGACGTCGGTCTCCAGGTATATGCCGTGGGTCACCTTGTGGGTCGCGCACCGGGCATACGACACGAACGCGGCGTCGCAGACGTGGCACCTGCGGGCGGGAACACGCTTCGCAACACGCAAACACACTCGGGGAGGAGGAGATCAAGCAAAACATACAGCATGCTGCAAGGGGAGGGGAACTTCCTACCGCCACACATTAGGCATAATGTGCCGATTTGCTAGCAGAACTAGGCACTTTTAATGTTTAGGACTTCATAGGTACTATGCCAAATTACATAATCACTTGAACGAAATGTGGAACAATCATTTGAATAAAGGCAAAACGTTATAAGTTAGTCAGAGCAGCACTAAACAAACATCTCATgatagattgtttttttttttgccaacaaacaaaacaaagagGTAAATACAAGCAAAATTAACCAGATGTTCAAAAATTCACATTACCTTTTCTATATGAATATAAGAATATTGTATACATCTGTCAAACTGAGTTAAAATGGTGCGTAAAATGCACTAATATTTGATGATCGGCAATCGATGTTGGCTCAAATTGAGTAAGAACGCAAGAACTATGGAAAGTGGTATTATGTTGCAGGTTGCGAAGTCCTTCCTTCCCGTCCCATCACAATTGCCTGCATTTCCTACAGAGCAGACAACGCAAGAGTTGTGCTGGCTCAGGCAATGATGAAGCGTGCATCTTCGCACTATTTCTCACGTTTGTGCACGAGATTGGCCTGTTTCAAGTTGTCCTCATTTCACACACATACACTCCATAATTGGTctaattttttcgtatgtttggTGTCACATGCGAAAAGTAAAAAAAGTGAATTTCCGAACACCCAGCAGGCAAACGGAACGCAAATAAAAACAACtacatttcaaacatttcatGTAACCTATTTAACTGTCATAactgtatataataaaaaaaatttttacgatGCTGGGAGGGTGGTTAGGACCTCCAGCCATCACCACGGAGAGTTTAATCATGGTGTGAGTGGCATAACCACAGTGTGGATGTAAGTCAACAACCAGAACTGAACCCAGGACCACTGGCTCACCAGccagtaggcctgtgcgaagcttcaaCTAAGCAATTCAATTGAAGCCTTTTTAATATTCTAAttgacttcgccaggaaattttttattcattttatttgaagcttcggttaTGATGCAAAGCTTCACATCTGAGTGAAGCTTCGCATTTGTTGCAAAACTGTAGAACACTAGAAGCCTAAGACTTgatcacgaaaaaattaatttttttttgtgttgtatatgttttgcttgaaagacattggttacttaaaaaatctAAAGAATGCACTCCGTTTGCTTtaatgaatgctcaatattaatattatgcatggttattttataattgtattgAACGAAGTTATAGACAGGGCCCAATCGGTTACTCTTTAAACGAGTTTAAACATTACAAacgtttaatgattttttttacttcaatcctgtattttataacttttttacattaattttattttttataattttttacttcaaTTCGTATTTTATATTCGTATTTCAATGGGTACAATATTCGTATTTGATTcaaatttgtgaatattttaaaacattttcaatttgACATTCACTTTGCATCAAAACACTAGTTTGCGCACAGGCCGGCGAGCCGAGCCAACAGTCGCACTTGGGAGAGCGATGGGGACCGGGTCTGGTGGTGCTCGGAGCGCTACCTGTAGGGCAGGTCGCCGGTATGCAGCTGCCTGTGCTTGTTCAGCACCCCGGGGATGGAGTAGCACCTCTCGCAGAACTCACACCTGGCAACCAGATCAAACACCACCTCGCTTAACTTTACCTGCCATCGTACCTGCACGCATAAACAACACCATCGCCAGTCAGTTtctcaaataaataaactaataaaacttGAGGAACAACCCATTAACAATCTGCAAACAACTATCACAGCAGAGATTTTGCTATTGAGCTATCTTCAACAGTGCCGCATCACCATCTTGCTTTAAGCGAAACGTTATTCACAAAGTAAACAATGTGTAAACAGGACACTAAAGATTTTTGCGTTAGCATCAAATTGCTGTGAAATGCATAATTTctttagaaaaattttttttattaatcactaAATGCAAATACTGTACAAGTTTTGAAAATCTAATCTGAGAGTTTTCAGTTTGCAAATTGATGTAGGTTTCGGTCAGAACCGATGAACAAGAATAATATTATGGCTGGAAACACTGACCAACgcccaaaatattataaaaccaCCAACTTCATACGACAAGAGCCATTTAAGTAAAACCGAATTCCAAGCAGGGCACACTTTCACGCTTCCTTATTTGCGACACAAGTTCAGTTTTCTTTGCCTCATGTCCCTCCTGCACGTCACTGGCTAGGTGGTCACAATTCTCAGTGCGATTAAACCCAGGTTTCTGCACGTGATAAAACACGGCGCACATTGCCGGTGACTGGTGGACTTTCTCAAGGTGCTCCCGTCCCCCCACTCCTTCACTGCTGCAGGGTCTCGGTCCACATCGCACTTCAGGGAGGACCCCTAGAGCCTCAGGTCAGAAGTCTGCCCCTCAACGGGCGATGCTCCTAGACGCTAATGTCGTCACAACCACTGGAGGAACACTATCACAAACAGACTCTACTAGTCACAACCAGCACTTTGCAGCAGTCAGCAGCAACAGACTTCAGGGATTGGCAAATAATTCAAGCGGCAACTGCACAACCACAGGAACGGATATCCTGTCGGACGGAGGGACGGAACACGGGTGGATGACAGACTCATCAGACAAGCCTTTTGTCAGTTTGCAGCCACACAACAGACCCTTCCTGCTGCACAGGAGGGGCAGCATTTCTTACTTACTTTAGATGACAAGCTAGATATATGTTAGCCTGGACGTGTCCTTGCCCCAGCGTAAATGTACCTACTACTGTACCTAGAGCAAGATCTGCAAATGCCTTTAAATCAACAATATTCCCGTTTGattcttacttaaaataaaataaattaatgggcaAAATACAATGTAAGCTTGATGCTTGACTTACTGAAGAACAGCAATTGTAAGCAACTACCCTACCTTCAGAATTTAggatttttaacaaaacatatttgaatggtTATTGCGAAGGGGAAGACTGATTCACGATGTAGtttgggacatacgccattgctgattatACTGTATgacataagaaacctcaataactgaCATAGGTAAATCtgcaaacacagaaaaaaaaaaaaaaaaaaaaaatcaaaactcagGCGATgtcaagaaatttgtaaaaatacacAGCACAGAAAATTTGGTGTAAAATGTTAATCAAAAGATTAtttcagcacagacggacacagtgggctaaaAATGAGAACATAGCAACAAGAACAAAAAGTAAGGACAAAGAATGATCTTGGACTGTCTACCCACAAAATTTAAATGACACTTACGAATATTAAATAAGTGTCCTCACAATCACAAGACTACAAACTACCCTGTCATACTGCACTGGTAAACACAATCACACACAACTTACCTATACACCTTATCAACAGATTCCACGACAAACTCGTGCTGAGCGTCAGCTCCCACTTTGCACTCGGAGTTGGTCTCCTGAGTGTGTCCAAACGCCTTCTCCTCATTGGAGAACACTTCTTCGCAAACCGTACACTTGAAGACGTCTTGGGGAGGCGCGTTGTACGACTCGTGGGCCTTCAGGTGCCTCTTGAGACGAGAATTCCTACTCAGGTCCTTGCCGCAGATGTGGCACTGGTAAGGCCTGGTCTCCATGTGGCACACGATGTGCTCCTTCAGCGTCTGCTTGTCGAAGAACAGCTTGGAGCAAACGTCACATTTGAACCTGCGCTTGTTCGTGTGCACGCGCCCGTGGCAGTGAAACGCAGACTTGCTGTTGAAGTGCGTCCCGCAGATGCTGCACACGTACTTCTCGCCCCTGTGGCTGAACTTGAAGTGGTCGTACATGGTCTCCTCGTCCGTGAAATCGAGGTTGCACGTCTCGCAATGCATGGTCCGGGTCTCATCCCAGTGGAACTGCTGGTGGAAGTACAAGCGAGCCTTGGTTCTGAAGCTCACACCACAGATGCTGCACTTCAGACATTTGCCTTCGAACACCTGGTCGCAGTTGTGGGTGTGGAGCGTCCTCTCGGAGCGGAAAGAGGTGCTGCAATCGTAGCAGTAGAACAGCAGGGTGATCTCATCTCCGTAGCGCTCGTAATCGGTCACCCGGCAGGCGTGCACCTCGCGAAAGTGCGCGATGACGCTGCTGCGATCGCTGGCGCCCTCGCCACACAGGCTGCAGGTGTAGGAGTCGGGCTCCGAGCTGTGGCTCAGCAGCGTGTGCAGGAAGGCGTCGCTGGCGCCCTCCAGAAGCGTCTTGCACAGGCAACAAGACACGCTCATGTCCCCGGCGCCTCCCGTGCCGTAGTGGGAAAGGCTCCCCCGGCCTCGCCCGCGACCCCGCCCCCTGCCTCGGCCCCTGCCCCTGCCGCGAACCAGCCCCGAACCCCGGGGCGTGCCGCGGCTCCTGCTGCCCCTCGGCCGGCCGCGCGGCCGACCCCTCCTCGGGAGGAACATGCTGAACGGCGTCGGCTGGCTGGCCTGCCAGGGCCCCGGGGCGGCGCCGGCCGGCTCGCTGTCGTACACCGTCTCCACGAACGCAGCGCTCTGGCCGTAGTCCACGGTCGCCTCGTCCCACGTGCCGTCTTCGCAGACGGCAGGCAGTCTGCGAGGCTTCACGTCCTCCGTGAAAACAGGGCTGGGAGCCTCGTCCGGCACCACGAGCGAATCGGTTTTCAAGCTCTCCGTCTCCTCCTCTGTGCTCGACACATCGCTGTCTTCTTCCTCGCCCTCGCTGGACTTGGTGACCATGTTGCCGGTGACGCACAGCGGGCAGCAGACTTTCCCGTCCTCGGCTGTGCTACCAGCGCCACCTTTGACGTCGTCTTCAGGAGCGCCGTCACCGTCCCCATCAGGTTCAGCATTTCCGTGGACCGCTTTGCGAAGAGCAGTTGCAGAACTCTCATCAACACACCTGCAAAAGACGGCAGAAATAGCCATCAAAAATATCACAGTAAACCAATTAAAGCAATCAAATTATCACTTCTATTTCAAAATTATCCTCAGCACTCTCCTGATCCCTTACTTTCCACATGAGTGTAAATTGCTGCACTTTCCTGTTttctattaaatttaattatgtgtGTTGCTAACTCATCCCCTTAATTTTGTTATCTAATTGAAAAATTTTTGACTTAAATACTATTATCCTTGTTATTTACTGTTTATGTTTACCTtagttatattttgtttcaatgtACGTGTatgagtgtatgtgtgtgtatgtattaatacttttaatacaacaattaatagtcttaaaaaaaaaattcacgaataAGAGCCTAAGCAGCTAGATGAGAATGTATTTGTTAAGGCTACTTTTTTCACAAAATGTTTGTGATCTTACGTTTCCATAAAATACTAACGGAATGGACATTGTTTTCTTTGTTTGAACACTTGTCTGTACCCCACATCGATGGTAATGAATCCCACCTGAACTTGTTCTTGTTGACGAGCCGCTGCAGGAACTTCTGTGCCCTCAGGCACTGCACCCCGAACTCCTGGCAGATGATCACCTTGTCCACGCAGTCGTCGCACACTTGCTTCGGGAACTGGTCGGTTCTCCTCACCTGCCcagcacatacatacatacacgtgCACAACAGCACATGCTGACACATGATCAGTAGAGACAAGgctttatggttttatttttagtacaatttagttcttaaaatagggaattttttgtgttatcatattttataatagctgttttttttaatactactcCACCAAAAATAGTGGCAAAATTCACATgttgaaattttacaataaaacaatttgtaattAATTGGTCTAAAAAGAATACAttaagaacattaaaaataaattagcaagcattTATGGTTTTAGAGTGTTTCAATATACACACAAGAGAAATCACATTTGTACTTTGATGCAACAATTTTCCAGTTGGACTAGCTTCTTCTTCAGGCAGCAAGCGGCAGTGACCAGCTGTTAAGTTGGTGACCAAGCAGTTCGTCAAGTCTCTTTCTGCTTGAGGAAGCTAGCACATCCAATGAAATTTACATCTGcgtagaaatttatttatttattttttcatatttaaaaatattcttacaGAGTACCCGTTTCCATTTTACACTTTAATTTAGTTTCCCActaaccttttatatttttttatacattttaattacttTCGTCAAATATAAACTGTTAGGTAAACGTTATAAGAAAACTGTTTTCTGCTCATCTGGAATGTAGCATGTCTATATAACAGCTGTAACTTCAGTTGTCAAACTAACAAGAAGAAACAATACTCACGTTCAGGGGCAGCCAGGAGTTTATTTTCTCTTTGAGGCACAAGTTGATGCCCTCATCCCCGAATATGAACACCATACTGCTCTTCTCCTGCCCACAGAGTCGACACAACTGTACCAAGTTCACTTCCTCCGGGACTTCTCCGAAACTGTCGGAATCGCTGCTGCTTTCGTCTGTGCTCTGCCCCTCCGACACATCCTTTTCATCGGAGGCTTCATCGGCGACGTCGCGGACTCGAGTGCCACCCTCGTCGACCTCGTCTCCCGTGGCCGGAGACTCCGCCTTCACCTTCCCCTGTTCTTCACCATCCCTGCTCGATGGCACGGCAGTCCCGCCTGTCCTGACAGCGTCCTCCCGGTCCTGGTAGCAGCTGTCGTCCCGCAGAAACCCGGAGGCGGGTCCCCCGTTCACCTCCAGGGCACCCATCTCGTACTCCACCCCCAGGTACTTGCTCTTCATGTCCGCCATCGACAAGCCACTGCTGTCGTCCTGCAGAAGCTGCCCGCAGTCCTCCACGACCTCCATCGCCACGTCGCTGCCGTCGCTCAGGTCCGCCAGAGCTTCCCCGTCAGAGGCGTCAGCGTGCACTTCAGAGTCTGCGATGCTCTCTCTCACAGAACCATCTGTCTCGGTGAACAATGCTTCACCCCCTCCAGGGTCAGTCGTCAGGAATTCATCTGAAACAAATTGTATGAGCCAACATGGTATTAAAGTAAGAAATGTTAAACTTGTTGCACATAACGTTCATCTAAGAAGATCCacaatttttactttatttgagTGTAAATTTTGTAACTAATCTAATAAAATCCCTACAGAGAATAAGTTTTTGGAGTTGACTGAAGGTTTGCCTAGATCGATAAACAGCAAAATTACATAATAAAGTTGTTATAAAACAGAGCCACAATGCATCattaacatttacaaaaatatttcttggctgagtttgtggatttttaagcaattttaataattaaatgtacACTAAACCTTTTAGCATACTAACAAATAAGTGGCATATTGTATTTAAAGGGATAGCTTTTGACATTCATAATTAAAGGCTGTCCTGAATCCCTCAGCCTAATGGCATCCGTGCAGTCACCACAGCATGGCTAGCATGGAGTTGAAACCTTTATAATTCCCTTCAGACAGGAGTTTGTGACTGCATGCATGTTCAACAACTAGTTGTCAGAGGCAGGCCAAGTATGCCTCCGTAAGCTCCAGTGTTTGGCTCGTGGTTTGTTAATCCTCAAGTCATTCATACAGTCGAAACCTGCCACAAACACAATCTCAGGTCTTCCTCTCTTCAACCCTGAAGCCTCCCTCGCCATTCCAAGTCGCTGACCATGATTACTCACAGGTATCGCTAAACCGATAAGATTGCCTCAACTGGTCAGCAGACGTGCTTATACACCTGTGGGAGTGGCCTACGGAATGACCTCTTAGTTTTCCAACTGTTGCAACAGATGTCCTTTGCCTGTTACTGTCCCAGCCAGCAGCAACTCGGCACGGGCCAGTGCTGCAGAATTATCACAAGGGCCGTTGGTGCCCGGTGCTGCATGTGTGCAGCGCGAGAGACAGACACCTGATCACTCCATGAACACCTCCCACACACCAAGAGCACACCACAACACCGTCTCTGGaaactttctttttcttgtgaataaataaataatttaatgtttataatgCACATCCTCATATGGTATcattcatataaaataaaatatatttattttcaaaaagaatatttttaaggaaaaaaaaatatttttgtgcatgTGAAAGTCAAACGTTGTATTAAATAAAGCAAATTCATAACAACCATTGCATTATTACCTAAAAAGGTCTAAGCTGGTCAAAAACCATGAGGCAAGGTCCACTCCTGGAAATCAGGGCCTCAACTGTGTTGTCAATATTGTATAAAGTAGAAAGGCAGTATATGGCATCGGGAGGTTTAGTGTGGTAGATAGGACCACGCAATGTTTAACACTCATCACGACGGAAGTGCAGCTGGCGTCACGTGGCACGTACCCGCGCTGGGGCCCAGTGCGGGGGACGCACCGGCTCTGCCCGGCCGCTGCTCCAGGGGCTCCTGGCCGGCCGCTGGCTCGCCGTCCCCTGCACACGACACACACGAGGCATGACCAGGACCATCTCCTGGGAGCCAGTGTTCTGCTGCCCTCCCATTTACAGGAAAGTACAGAAAGAGGGTCTTTCATACTGCACAAAATGCAGGAAACTGTGAATACAGTTTTCTTTCGCACACAAATTTGTTTACAGAAAATTGTACCTTTGCTAAACTGCCCCGATGgtgcaaattaaataaatatactataAAATGATAGCATAGTACATGTGAATCTTTTGCTTCAAATAATGAATCTTTCTTCTGAATGTGACATGCGCACTTTCTAGTGGCAATGGACTGAGAAAAACTCGCCAATAAGCTGATGTATAGGGTGTAGCAAGTCAGACCTCCAGATAGCTCTAATTGGTCCGTGTTACGTTCATAATCACTTGAAATATTTGTTAGGTTCGAAACTACTGATCATATTTTGTAGAAATGTTGccctaaataatgaaaataaagtctCATGGACAACTTATGGATTTCAACTGCTCTTTATTTCTTGTCAACTAAAATCCACTGTGGCAGCCATCGTCCGACCACAAAAAAACTGGTACGTGGTGAAAATACAAAACTCGATGCACAAAGCTGCATTAATGGCTTGATATACAATTTTTCTGTTCTTGGTACCTaaagttttttatatataaaaaaaaatcccgaccTTGTAAGAAAATACAAGGACTATAGACCTGGCAGCTTGTGGAACAATATCAGTCAATCCAAATGAAATAGAATCGGGCGTCTTAAAGGGTAGATAAGGCCTTGATTAGGAGTCGTAGGTGAACTTTAGGCAAACCAACAGAACTGGAAACAGAGTTTCTCTTTTTAGTTTCACGGTTGATGGAAACTAAAccttttttaatgaattaattgtaaatatttcttCTGCTCTAGCTATTCAGAGCTGAGCGAGCTGAAAGCTGTAGT is part of the Bacillus rossius redtenbacheri isolate Brsri chromosome 8, Brsri_v3, whole genome shotgun sequence genome and harbors:
- the LOC134535179 gene encoding uncharacterized protein LOC134535179 translates to MIYLQIRACTRSKIKLRLKDKHENEVDLDVSSDDTFETLQQRTESEIGLSLDLKQFSHCGQQIDPKRNVFEYFKCLNDGDGEPAAGQEPLEQRPGRAGASPALGPSADEFLTTDPGGGEALFTETDGSVRESIADSEVHADASDGEALADLSDGSDVAMEVVEDCGQLLQDDSSGLSMADMKSKYLGVEYEMGALEVNGGPASGFLRDDSCYQDREDAVRTGGTAVPSSRDGEEQGKVKAESPATGDEVDEGGTRVRDVADEASDEKDVSEGQSTDESSSDSDSFGEVPEEVNLVQLCRLCGQEKSSMVFIFGDEGINLCLKEKINSWLPLNVRRTDQFPKQVCDDCVDKVIICQEFGVQCLRAQKFLQRLVNKNKFRCVDESSATALRKAVHGNAEPDGDGDGAPEDDVKGGAGSTAEDGKVCCPLCVTGNMVTKSSEGEEEDSDVSSTEEETESLKTDSLVVPDEAPSPVFTEDVKPRRLPAVCEDGTWDEATVDYGQSAAFVETVYDSEPAGAAPGPWQASQPTPFSMFLPRRGRPRGRPRGSRSRGTPRGSGLVRGRGRGRGRGRGRGRGRGSLSHYGTGGAGDMSVSCCLCKTLLEGASDAFLHTLLSHSSEPDSYTCSLCGEGASDRSSVIAHFREVHACRVTDYERYGDEITLLFYCYDCSTSFRSERTLHTHNCDQVFEGKCLKCSICGVSFRTKARLYFHQQFHWDETRTMHCETCNLDFTDEETMYDHFKFSHRGEKYVCSICGTHFNSKSAFHCHGRVHTNKRRFKCDVCSKLFFDKQTLKEHIVCHMETRPYQCHICGKDLSRNSRLKRHLKAHESYNAPPQDVFKCTVCEEVFSNEEKAFGHTQETNSECKVGADAQHEFVVESVDKVYRCEFCERCYSIPGVLNKHRQLHTGDLPYRCHVCDAAFVSYARCATHKVTHGIYLETDVNEFSVPKYFLCEHCGRFYLHWTYLSVHRRVRHGPIKYMFKCKICGQEFSNSWSLSYHRKQHYVPYEGRKSRRGGEAQGEAPLESKPYECDSCGKRYLCEQSLFMHKKNVHCEEESGSYQCDKCGKVFSRKMYLESHQKTHEGDKDYVCKMCDSSFVHSSSLTTHIRRVHIGHKPYACDHCGKRFVQKSDLTDHVRKHTGDKPFSCEYCEKTFRTRGIWLEHSRIHRDERPFPCDICGAAFRRSFALKNHRTIHTGVRAFVCEVCGKSFRLKQKLTKHLKFHHLDRGEDLKQDTDSA